A single Gammaproteobacteria bacterium DNA region contains:
- a CDS encoding DUF541 domain-containing protein encodes MRHILIGAVAVLLLSACTPDVTITNASATAPQGIKVTGQGEVGGTPDTLTIDLGVSVRGDSVTEAVQEAAVLADRLIAALEDGGVAEQDIQTVNYSIFPEYDYRNDARILLGYRVTNTVSAKIRDIATAGSVIDAATSTGGDAVQVSGVRFSLEDNESLLEAARERAWKDARAKAEQLAALSGMTLGPPTSISETVTTPPAPMFRTSGELEAAATPIQPGSQTVTVTLSVEFSISD; translated from the coding sequence ATGCGCCATATCCTGATCGGAGCAGTCGCGGTATTGCTGCTGAGCGCGTGCACGCCGGACGTCACGATCACGAACGCCTCGGCTACCGCGCCGCAAGGAATCAAGGTCACCGGACAAGGTGAGGTGGGCGGAACCCCCGACACGCTCACGATCGACCTGGGGGTGAGTGTCCGCGGTGACTCCGTTACCGAGGCCGTGCAGGAGGCAGCCGTTCTGGCCGACCGGCTCATCGCTGCGCTCGAAGATGGCGGTGTCGCCGAGCAGGACATCCAGACCGTCAACTACTCGATCTTCCCCGAGTACGACTACCGCAACGACGCCCGCATACTGCTGGGCTACAGGGTGACGAATACCGTCTCGGCCAAGATCCGGGACATCGCAACAGCCGGCTCCGTCATCGACGCTGCCACCTCCACAGGCGGGGACGCCGTACAAGTCTCCGGGGTACGGTTCTCACTCGAAGACAACGAATCTCTGCTGGAAGCAGCCCGAGAGCGGGCATGGAAGGATGCACGGGCCAAAGCAGAGCAGCTCGCAGCGTTGTCTGGGATGACGTTGGGGCCCCCGACGTCGATCAGCGAAACGGTGACAACCCCACCTGCCCCGATGTTCCGGACTTCAGGCGAACTCGAAGCAGCGGCAACACCGATCCAGCCGGGCTCTCAGACGGTCACGGTAACGCTGAGTGTCGAGTTCTCGATCTCGGATTGA